In the Zingiber officinale cultivar Zhangliang chromosome 5A, Zo_v1.1, whole genome shotgun sequence genome, CGAGGCAAGCGAAGATAAGGTTTTATCTCCGCTAACAGTTAATTTTACCACGTCCAAGgagtattgaaggcgccttccatgggcggctgaaggcgccttcaaccttgttgaaggcgccttcccacaGAAAGGCGCGGAGGCGCCTCGAACCACATTGAGGGTGACTCCAGCAGCTCCGTAGCTCCCCATTGGCTTTTCCGTTGCACCGATCGCCTaggtgatttcgtccatccggaattgggctcacccgaaccatCTTCCGGctttcttctcgagcaagcttccgctccggcttctcgtcccttggaaacacccgcgctcccttctcgtccgctagtgtactctttcgtagcacctcgtcccttagacacaccgtgcccgtcgactctctcccgtgccgtccttctcgctagctgcgtccttctgtcgacttcctatgctcctgcacacttagacacagggcatcaaaacataacaggacctaacctgacttggttgatcatatcaaaactaccacgggatattTACAGAATTGCATGTGGACGAATGAAGAATTTCAATATgaaacatttttttattatttttttcttcaatCACTCTGAAGACCTAAATATTGCACCCTAAAATTTGTCACCATTTTATCATTTCATTGAACCAAGTCCTAAGAAATTGGAAAATAGTCAACAGTAACTTAATCCAAGAAAGTATGTGGAACTACTGAAAGTAGGGAGATGATAGATCCTTATATTTATTTATCTGTCCATTTTTTTACCAATTTAAAATAACAAGAGGCAAGAAGATAAGCAATACAACAACAATAAGTCATGAGTCTCAATTAGCTAAGGTCGGCCACAAGAATCCCATCCTTCCATTGTCAACTCGTTTTATCATTAGTTTCACAAGAATAAAGAGGCAATCACATGGTGAGGTGCATCTAGAATTATGTGTAGTCCTATGAAGTATCATGACCAAGGTCAACTTATTTAGTAGCTCTAAAGCAACACATCAGTTCAGGAAATCACAGCAAAAACAGAGAACTACAAACTACACGGAATCTCAGTTTTGGACAGTAGAAGGCTCAATTTTACTCGGTTAAACTTGACAGGATAACCGAGATTAGCGTGCACCTAAAACTTCAAGCCATAGACTTAACATAAATGAGAAAGGGCATACCAATCGTTATTCATTTTCAATCAATTGCACATAGCGCTATAACAGGATGATGCATCCAATTTCCATGATATTTGGTTGCCTAGTGACACTTGAACCATGAAATTTATAATCCACAAAAATGGCGAAACATTTTGTATCAGATTCTTGCCTTCTTTCAACCAATTACCCTATTCAAATAGATCTCGATCTGCTCTAATCCATTTTACAGCTATTACACAAGTTCAAAGAAATCCAAGTAAAACCATGATCTAGTGAATTAATGAAGTTCGTAATCGCTTCAGCATCTATACTAGAAAGACAGTGAAAGAAACTTAACCtgaaaaaaaaacaactaaatTAAAGGATAAATAGAAAGTTTAGAAAAAAGACCCCAGCTTCCGGCCTTCAAACTTCGATCAATCAAACCAGAAGATGAAAAGGAAAAGTGAACAAAATCACTTACAGAGTGGTCAGCAGGTTCATCGGAGATGGGACTTAGGTAGGCGGAGGTGATGCCGGAGACGAGGTGCACCGCCTTGCTGCCGAGTGACGGTAGGTAGCCCATCGATGCGGCCCAGGAGAGGTTACTCTTCAATGCCTTTGTTATTCCGTCATCGATGGTTTAAGATATTTGATAAAGGGAGGTCTCGTTTAAATTTTCAATAGTATCTGTACtatgatgtaattttatatataaataattagtttagattaaaattttcaattattttcATAATCGGGTTTTAATTTGGGCCAAGTTTGTTAGAATTGGGCCGAAAGGCTAGAAACCGAGAAGCCTGTAATTCCAAGATTCCATACTCCGTAGGAACGTTATCTGCCCAATCCTACCCACAACGCAGTCACCGGAGAGAGAGCAACGAAGCGACGGAGATGATGGCTCTCGGAATCTCATCGCCGACGTCCTCCTCATCTCATCAAATCCTTGCTTCCTTCTCGTTTCTCAGGGTTTCGCCTCCAGTTCTTTCCTCAAGGGCTTCGTCCTTCAGCGGAATCGGACTTGGGGCCGCAGTTCGAGTTCCGACGCTGTGCTACAGTGCCCGCGGAGGAAGGCTGGTGGTGAGGATGGCGAAGAGGGAAGAGGAGATGAAGGAGATACGTACGAAGACGACGGAGGAGATCAACGAGGAGGTAATCgaccttaagggggagctcttCATGCTCCGGCTCCAGAAATCTGCGCGGAATGAGTTCAAATCTAGTGAGTTCAGACGGATGCACAAAAGGGTACACACTACCTGTTCTCCTCTTTCTTACATGCTTGTTGCTTGATGGCTCAAAATTGGAGTATTCTGCTTGTGGTCTAAGGTTCAGAGAAAAAATCCATCTACTTATTCTATGTTCTAAGAACTGTTTCTTCCATGTGAAATGGTTGCTTCATAGttatacattaaaaaaaaaaatgaaggaatTTGTTTTGTTGTTATTGCCATTTTTTTTTATACTAAGGGTAGTGGAGACTGACTATATTGGCAGTTCAGGTAGTGCGGATAATGACACAAATAGCTAATTGGAATTCTAGTAACAAGGACATGTAACTATGTGTGCTTATTGTTAAATACGGACACTTCAGCGTAAGGGTCATTAGTAATGAAGCATTATGCATAAGTTTGATGTGGTTCTTGTTGGATcgcggcggccggctagaaggggggttgaatagcctgtaaataaatcaaaaacacaaccctttctcgaactttcaacaatacacttgcataaaatcgaaagcaataaattaaaaccgAAAAGACGAGGTAcagaaagatttacttggttacaaccggggaggttgttaatccaaggaagatatcGCACTAGAATatttccttcaggcggagaagcctgttacagcaatgaaagcgcaAAACGAAAGAAGTTAATCTAGAGattgagcgtacaagtgttggaattacaatttctgagtagttgaaaagcttttggactaaggctgtatttatagctttggtcggagCGCTCTGAAGGGATTCCAAGCGcccgggggataaaattttatccctgaaCGTTCAGATCGTGATTgatgcgatctggtcaaaaagtcaactccgggtgcccggaaggttccgggcgccccgactaggaaagtcaaccttgttgacttttttcagtccgggtctgctccggctccgttcgccttaGACCGAgttttccgctcgcttgggtgatctctgccatccggaatagggctcacccgaacccaacttccggtcttctcgagcagacttccgctccagcttctcgtcacCCAGAATCGCCGCAtgcttctttctcgtccgccagcgtactcatccgcagtcttcgtccctcggtcgcaccccgtgttgACTTTCTCGCTaattgcgtctcttgctcctcgagcagtcttccgctccgacttctcgtccctcggaaccaccgcacgcttctttctcgtccgccgatgtactcttccgcagcgcctcgtccctcggacgcactgcgtgccatccttctcgctagctgtgtcttccgctcgactacctatgctcctaaactcctgcacacttagacacaaggttaaaaacacacaggacctaacttaacttgttgatcacaccaaaacaaccttggggttccaacagttctAACATATCTCTATGCATAAGCTTGCTAATAATAGTCAAATCTCTCAAAGAATTTTAGTTACATTAAATAGAGTTTTCTTTAATCTTGTTGTTTCCCTTACAATACTCTAACTTATTCATCTTGTCTAATGGTAGAATCTGTGTTATTTTTGGATATGCTCATACTATCTTAATTTATTTTCACTCATTTTATCATCCGTTAGAACTACACTTAATTGATTCAAGTAGCAgcattttctattttattctttGCTGCCGTGTGACCTTGTGGTCATGGGTTCGAGTTGTGAAAACAACTTCTTGCAATATAAGACAAGAGGTCTTACCCTCCCCCAGACCTCATATTGGTGGGAACTTCATATACCAGACTCTCTTTTTATACTTTTTAGTTAGTCTTGTACACATCCGTCTTAGTATTTCCTTCTCtgctatattaattttttatgtgattttcggatggTGATCCATT is a window encoding:
- the LOC121981680 gene encoding 50S ribosomal protein L29, chloroplastic-like, producing MMALGISSPTSSSSHQILASFSFLRVSPPVLSSRASSFSGIGLGAAVRVPTLCYSARGGRLVVRMAKREEEMKEIRTKTTEEINEEVIDLKGELFMLRLQKSARNEFKSSEFRRMHKRIARMLTVKREREIEEGINKRLSRKLDKKWKRSIVVRPPPSLRKKQEEQKAAEAEKSS